In a genomic window of Glycine max cultivar Williams 82 chromosome 13, Glycine_max_v4.0, whole genome shotgun sequence:
- the LOC100807404 gene encoding putative syntaxin-131-like isoform X1: protein MNDLLTDSFVGEASNGQPSRQSDIEMGQVPRSNSDMGMEAFNKQIHEADKQIDKLSVLLQKLKEANEESKAVTKASSMKAIKKRMEKDIDEVGKIAHGVKTKIEAISRDNLSNRQKPGCEKGTGVDRARMNMTNALTKKFKDLMTEFQTLRQRIQDEYREVVERRVITVTGTRPDDETIDRLIETGNSEQIFQRAILEAGRGQIVNTVEEIQERHDAVKEIEKKLLDLHQIYLDMAVLVDAQGEILDNIESQVTNATDHVRLGNDALQTAKSLQKKSRKCMMISIILILVIAIIIVLSVLKPWKK from the exons ATGAACGACCTTCTCACT GATTCATTTGTTGGCGAGGCTAGTAATGGCCAGCCTTCTAGACAAAGTGATATTGAAATGGGACAGGTTCCGAGAAGCAACTCCGATATGGGAATGGAAGCTTTTAATAAACAG ATCCATGAGGCTGATAAACAAATCGATAAGCTTTCCGTGCTACTTCAAAAGCTAAAG GAAGCTAATGAGGAATCCAAAGCTGTCACAAAAGCATCTTCCATGAAAG CTATCAAGAAGAGGATGGAGAAAGATATTGATGAAGTTGGAAAGATTGCACATGGggtcaaaacaaaaatagaggCTATAAGCAGAGAT AACCTATCCAATAGACAAAAGCCTGGATGTGAGAAGGGAACAGGTGTTGACAGAGCAAGAATGAATATGACAAA TGCCTTGACTAAAAAATTCAAGGATCTCATGACAGAGTTCCAG ACTCTTAGACAAAGAATACAAGATGAATATCGTGAGGTTGTGGAGAGAAGAGTTATTACAG TTACGGGAACTAGGCCAGATGATGAG ACAATTGATCGCCTGATAGAAACTGGAAACAGTGAGCAAATCTTCCAGAGAGCAATTCTAGAAGCAGGCCGAGGACAG ATTGTAAACACAGTAGAAGAAATTCAGGAGAGACATGATGCTGTAaaagaaattgagaaaaaacTTCTTGATTTACACCAG atTTACCTTGACATGGCAGTCTTAGTTGATGCTCAAGGAGAAATTTTAGACAACATTGAAAGTCAG GTGACAAACGCAACTGATCATGTGAGACTGGGAAACGACGCTCTACAAACTGCAAAAAGTTTGCAAAAGAAGTCAAGGAAATGCATGATGATTTCCATTATATTGATCCTCGTCATTGCCATCATTATCGTACTCTCTGTTTTGAAACCATGGAAGAAGTGA
- the LOC100807404 gene encoding putative syntaxin-131-like has protein sequence MNDLLTDSFVGEASNGQPSRQSDIEMGQVPRSNSDMGMEAFNKQIHEADKQIDKLSVLLQKLKEANEESKAVTKASSMKAIKKRMEKDIDEVGKIAHGVKTKIEAISRDNLSNRQKPGCEKGTGVDRARMNMTNALTKKFKDLMTEFQTLRQRIQDEYREVVERRVITVTGTRPDDETIDRLIETGNSEQIFQRAILEAGRGQIVNTVEEIQERHDAVKEIEKKLLDLHQIYLDMAVLVDAQGEILDNIESQVNNAVDHVQRGTSALQNAKKLQKNSRKWMCIAIIILLIIVAIIVVGVLKPWKSS, from the exons ATGAACGACCTTCTCACT GATTCATTTGTTGGCGAGGCTAGTAATGGCCAGCCTTCTAGACAAAGTGATATTGAAATGGGACAGGTTCCGAGAAGCAACTCCGATATGGGAATGGAAGCTTTTAATAAACAG ATCCATGAGGCTGATAAACAAATCGATAAGCTTTCCGTGCTACTTCAAAAGCTAAAG GAAGCTAATGAGGAATCCAAAGCTGTCACAAAAGCATCTTCCATGAAAG CTATCAAGAAGAGGATGGAGAAAGATATTGATGAAGTTGGAAAGATTGCACATGGggtcaaaacaaaaatagaggCTATAAGCAGAGAT AACCTATCCAATAGACAAAAGCCTGGATGTGAGAAGGGAACAGGTGTTGACAGAGCAAGAATGAATATGACAAA TGCCTTGACTAAAAAATTCAAGGATCTCATGACAGAGTTCCAG ACTCTTAGACAAAGAATACAAGATGAATATCGTGAGGTTGTGGAGAGAAGAGTTATTACAG TTACGGGAACTAGGCCAGATGATGAG ACAATTGATCGCCTGATAGAAACTGGAAACAGTGAGCAAATCTTCCAGAGAGCAATTCTAGAAGCAGGCCGAGGACAG ATTGTAAACACAGTAGAAGAAATTCAGGAGAGACATGATGCTGTAaaagaaattgagaaaaaacTTCTTGATTTACACCAG atTTACCTTGACATGGCAGTCTTAGTTGATGCTCAAGGAGAAATTTTAGACAACATTGAAAGTCAG GTCAACAATGCAGTCGATCATGTCCAGAGAGGGACATCTGCACTTCAAAATGCTAAGAAACTCCAGAAGAACTCTCGAAAATGGATGTGCATTGCCATCATTATACTGTTGATAATAGTAGCTATCATAGTTGTGGGTGTTCTCAAACCTTGGAAGAGTAGCTAG
- the LOC100807939 gene encoding uncharacterized protein has translation MSLLFLIIVAIVIVALFFTIFRPKDPNIIVHPVGFENFNPSLLTNVTANVSLGMLITIENSNYENFEYPNATGYIKFHDTVVGQVPIVGELVPPRSQINVNTSANFMVAKLINDPNFLSDFLSGIVNFTSTASLPGKAHMLKIIKFKATVYSSCDISLNITSRNVDSKCISKIKL, from the coding sequence ATGTCTCTTCTCTTCTTGATCATTGTTGCTATTGTGATTGTTGCATTGTTTTTTACCATCTTTAGACCCAAGGATCCTAACATCATTGTCCACCCCGTTGGCTTCGAAAACTTTAACCCTTCCCTCTTAACCAATGTGACCGCGAATGTGAGCCTCGGCATGCTTATCACTATCGAGAATTCAAACTATGAAAACTTTGAGTACCCAAATGCCACTGGTTATATCAAATTCCATGACACCGTTGTGGGCCAAGTTCCAATTGTGGGAGAGTTGGTCCCACCGCGAAGCCAGATTAATGTGAACACTTCGGCAAATTTCATGGTAGCAAAGTTAATCAATGACCCCAATTTTTTGTCAGATTTTCTAAGTGGAATTGTGAATTTCACATCAACAGCTTCACTGCCTGGGAAAGCGCATATGCTAAAGATTATCAAATTCAAGGCCACAGTTTATAGCTCGTGTGACATCTCTCTTAATATAACCTCTAGGAATGTTGATTCCAAATGCATATCCAAGATCAAGCTTTGA